The following coding sequences lie in one Haematobia irritans isolate KBUSLIRL chromosome 3, ASM5000362v1, whole genome shotgun sequence genomic window:
- the LOC142231772 gene encoding uncharacterized protein LOC142231772 yields the protein MDQMLGTYSCKRATQRWPLAMFYNMLDVAVLAAFTIYNEMKPIKRSDRRRSFLLLLTKQLAIQNIEERALNNHITSYPRIRNSMEAFDVRVLPGPMEGNVPSFAARSSRPSCRLCRSEYGRQRKTRAYCFGCGNAICGEHSTLLHRCNTCVQGRGQEVHAQQQ from the exons ATGGATCAAATGCTAGGCACTTACAGCTGCAAAAGAGCAACACAACGATGGCCGTTGGCCATGTTTTATAATATGCTGGACGTCGCTGTATTGGCTGCTTTTACGATTTACAACGAAATGaagcctataaaaaggagtgaCAGACGGCGGTCGTTCTTGTTACTGCTAACGAAACAATTGGCCATACAAAATATCGAAGAACGTGCCCTGAACAACCATATAACTTCATATCCAAGGATACGCAATTCGATGGAAGCATTCGATGTCAGG gTATTACCAGGACCGATGGAAGGCAATGTACCGTCGTTTGCGGCAAGGTCAAGTAGACCGTCATGTAGGCTTTGCCGTTCTGAGTACGGGCGGCAGCGGAAAACGCGGGCATACTGCTTCGGCTGCGGCAACGCTATTTGCGGAGAACATAGCACACTTTTACATCGCTGCAACACTTGCGTACAGGGCAGGGGACAAGAAGTACACGctcaacaacaataa